The genomic region CCAAGGTCTCCAACTACTAATCCACACTCTGTAGGTGAAAAAGAACAATGTGCCAATATTAATAGTATTAGTAATTCAGGTATCACACATGGAGCATATGATAGCCCATGTCATCAGACAAGTCAACAACAGCTTCCACAAACATCAAACAATATCGACCAGTTACAAAATCAGCGTATGttaatatgcttttattactTAAAGACCaaacatttaattttttaattggtCTATTAAAAATAATCTTTGGTATATGCTATATAATTATTATAGATTTAttggagtacacaaatcgaaTTAGATTGGCCTTTAGTGATGAGATTAACCTTTCATTTGTCTGGAGAGCAAAATATCATCTTTAAAGACGACGATGATCTTGAGAAAAtcgtggaagaagaggaagaaaaatgtaCGATGTTCTTAGCATGGATGGAggccaataaaaaatttgaatcaaGTCAAATTTTGACATATGCTGAGTTTCCAAATCAATTTGTTTATGATAGAGAAGTAAGGGAATGACATCCACGCAAAAGAGGGTATTCTATCGGGAGGTTAAACTATGTTCCATCGGGTATAGGTGATTTTTGTTATATGAGAATTTTGTTAGCTGTTCAGAGCGCAACATATGAGTCTATTAGGACAGTTAATGGAATTACATATTCTAGCTTCCAAGATGCTTGCTATTCCATGGGACTACTGTGCGATGATAGAGAATTCATTACAGCTATTAATGAGGTAGCTGAACTTGCATCTGGTCATCAATTGAGAAAATTATTTGTGATGCTACTGATATCTAATAGCATTAGCAACCCAGAGCGTGTTTGAAATGCAACTTGGACATTATTAGCTGATGGAATACTATATGAGAGGagaaaaactttaaaaaatcaaGATATTTTACTATATCTTTTTTTATATCAAGATtgtattctcttatttttttattaatagtatTAATAGTTTTATTTTGGAATTACTTATTAAATATTTCATAAAACCACCATGTGCTTTTGCTAGGACTAAATATGACCGATGACGAATTGAAAAATCTCTGCCttattgagattgagaagatACTCAACAGCAATGCGAGATCTTTAAGAGACTAACAATCAATGCCATATCCTGAGATGTCTGATGTTCGCCTTTTTCAAAATAAGCTAATAGAGGAGGAGTTAGCATATGACACAAATGAGTTGACTAATACAAACTTATATACGGAACAAAAGATAACTCATGAGCAAAAGTTAGTATTCGATGAGATACTCAATGCTGTTATTACAGATTCCGGTGGTTTTTACTTCCTTTATGGGCATGGTGGGTGTGGTAAGACATTTATTTGGAATGGACTTTCTTCTGCTATTCGGGTTAGAGGAAATATTGTTTTAAATGTCGCATCTAGTGAAATTGCGTCTTTACTCCTACCTGGTGGCAGAACGGCTCATTCTAGATTTTCAATACCCATTACAATTACTGATGAATTTACTTGCAATATCAAGCATGGCAGTTTGAAGGCTGAGCTACTCATCCAAAGTAGCTTAATAATTTGGGATGAAGCTCCAATGCTCAATAAAATGTGCTTTGAAGCACTTGATCGGACGCTCAGGGATCTTATGTCAGTTACCAATCAATATAAGACACATCAACCATTTGGTGGTAAGGTTATTGTTCTAGGAGGTGATTTCAGACAGATACTTCCGGTGATTCTGAAAGGGAATAGACACGATATATTGACATCAGCTATTAACTCATCCCATCTGTGGTTGTTTTGTAAGGTTCTGAAAGTGCATACAAACATGAGGCTTCTAATGTCTTCTTCAGATCAAGGATGAAGGTGAAATAAAGAGATTTACTAATTGGATACTTAATGTTGGAAATAGAAATATTGGTTCTGTTGTTGGTGATGAATCAGAAATTAAAATTCCAGATGATCTATTGATTACAACTACTGATGACCCTCTCTTTCATTTAGTAGATTTTGCATATCCAAATTTGTTGCAAAACATGTCAGATTACAAGTATTTTCAGAGTAGGGCAATTCCTGCACCCACGCTTGAGAGTGTCAAAAAGGTAAACGATTTTGTCTTGACAATCTTTCCATGAATGGAAAAGGAGTATTTGAGTTCTGACACAACATGTCAAGCTGATGAGAATGAAGATGTATAACAAGAGTGGTTCACACCAGAGTTCCGAAATGACATCAAATGTTCAGGACTACCCAATCACAAGTTGACTTTGAAGTCAGGAGTCGCTGTAATGCTACTGCGAAACATAAACCAAACTTCAAGTTTATGCAACGGGACAAGATTAATAGTTAACGAACTTGGCAGCAACATAATTGGAGTGATGGTAGTGACTGGTAGAAATATTGGAGATAAAGTGTACATtccaagaatgaacttgatcccttCAAATTCAGggttgccatttaagtttcaacGGAGACAATTTCCATTAACAGTATGCTTTGCAATGACCATTAACAAGAGTCAGGGTCAATAATTATCACATGTAGGACTTTACTTGCCAAAATCAGTGTTCACCTATGGACAACTTTGTgttgctttgtcaagagttaagagtcgcaGTGGCCTCAGAGTTTTAATTCTAGACGAAGACGACAATCTaaagtcatcaacaacaaatgtcatgttcaaagaaatttttaataatatttaggtaagaataatattattttcattttaatagcATGTTATGATTTACACTTTTGTATAAATATTTACTATAGATATAACAAATTTATCTATAACTCTGTTTTCAGATTTGAGATGAAATGTGTAACAAGGAGCACAACATCATATGCCAATTCCTTTTCTAATGAAGTTAGTAAGATACTAGGTTGTCGATAAATTTTTATTAgccttttgatataaaatttagtATAAAATTGACATGCTATTATTACAGatatatatgttcttattttttcatGTCTCCCTCCTTATGGTTCAAGAATATTATAGACTTTAAACTCttctatttgctttttactttgaataaagataaaacagcATATTCAATACGTTTATTATATAATGACGATGATCGTATTATATTAAActcaaaaaatttatattatttataaaatattatttttaatttaacatgtcaaatttaaatataaaccCATGCATCGCACGGATTTAATACTAGTAGTTATATATAGTTTAACCATTCAAAATTTAACTCGATAAATAATTGGCCATATCCTTGGGAAGATGAGGGATCTGTCCGATACACGCATTTGGCCATATCCGTGGGAAGTTGAGGAATCTGTCCGATTATATGATAGTTTGGATCTATGAAGtacagatattttttttatttgtcgtATTTTTGTATCGTACATATTTTAAATACGACATACATCGACGTTCGTCCGATACTTGCGTCTTATGTGTTTAATCGTGtcttaatataaaatatttttttcgaaCATGTTTAGACACACTTAAATATTATTACATGTCAGTATgttcaattttattcttaatatatattcttaaaatgaatttagaaatagtatatattattaattattaagacaaaaaatattttaaatattttatataattaaaaaaattattaaaaataattaaaaaattattttatattttaatattaataaaatatcaaattattattataatttatttaaaaatattttatatgttatATTATCGTGTTCTCGTATTttataagaattttaaatttacatGTCATGTTCTATATCCGTATCAGTGCTCATGCATCATAGATTTGGATCAAGCAAGGCTTTTATATTCATTAGATTAATAAGTAACGGGAAAACATTTAAACTAAAAAAGCATTTCTTTATTTGAAAAAAGAACATAGACGGTTTATTTTTGTTTAACAAATTAAAGATGCCTTCAAATAATATAGAAATCCCTTTTGTACACTGATGAAATTAGAGATTAGTCGTTTTATTTTGAGTCATGGATACTTGATGATTACCTAGTAGACTCTAAAAAGAATAACCTTTTGTATGGcaatgaaaagaaaatatgaaaaatgTTTCCTTAATGTAGAGGTAAAGTAATACATGATATGCAATACACAAATAAAAGGTATACATGATCTGATATTCGTTGGATTTACCAGCACGAGTAtctgaaaataaaaggaaaagattGACATTAGTGGTATTTGAAATTTAGGGGTTTACAATTTTTATTCTAGAACATTACACATTTTATCTATAATTATGATATATCCGTTACCATTAAGCCACTGTGtacagaaatacatatttaaaatcTAGTGTAGACAACTTCGATTATTTTGTCTATTGCAGATTTAATTCTTTTAATGTCAAATTTGATTATTTTAGATGCTAATTAAGTAATTCAATATATAGAAATATACAATGATTAATTTAATAGTTGAATTTAGTGCAGATAGAGCATTTTTGTTTTACCTAATAGTTCTGTAGTTTATTCATTTCTACTTAGACGGCAGTANNNNNNNNNNNNNNNNNNNNNNNNNNNNNNNNNNNNNNNNNNNNNNNNNNNNNNNNNNNNNNNNNNNNNNNNNNNNAAAATAATTTGAATGCAGGATAACGAATTGTATGCATAATGATTCTTATTGTATAATATATGATATTATATGAGATATGATGGGGAGCTGTTTGTTTCATGTATAAAATTGAGACTAAATTGCGTACCAAAACCAGTAGTAACCTTAATTACTGTGTCTTTGTCGGTTGTAAggaaaagggaaaaaagaaaacGTATTGAAGCAAAGGAATGTATAATAAAGGAAGGCCATTTAGGATGCTTAAACCATAACTTGGTCAAAACTTAAAAATAGAAAAGGGGTAAACGTAACTTATTATGATTACTTATTTCACAGTaatatacttttcttttttaaaagaaGTTTTCGGAAAAAAATACCATTTTTCTACAATTTTATGCAAATCTAAATTTCTCTTGACTtcttttttaaaagaataaaagggTAATAATCACTTTTTAAGGAAGAAATAAATGTAAAACTTCTAAGCTTTTAGTTATATTAATGAATGGATGAAAACTTCAACAAAACTCAAGGgcagaaacagaaaaaaatacCTAATTATATGAAACCAACCATAAGATATTTCTAGCTATTGTTCCAACCATTAATAATTATTTTCAAATGATAATAATTATTAGTTATGTAATATTGTGTGTAAataaagaacacaaataagctCTATATTTAATCTGAGAATAATTGGAAGCTCacagggaaaaaaaagaaaaaacttaaaaagaaaagaaacaaaaaatgtcTAGCATAAATGACGCATTTATGGCACGATCTAGCAAAAGATTGGCATACATCGTAAACAAATATTCTTTCTATTATGAAAAGTGGCAATATTACGAGCTTGCTTAAGGTACCATAGCCTTATTTGGTGAAAGATTCCTGGCTCTATAGTGTTGGGACTAGTAGATTGGTTAAATAATTTCAAATTGAGATAATATAGTAAGAAACTTTTAGATCAACCTATTTCAAGTAACTTTCTCTTTCAGTTAAAATGATATTTTAAACCCTCACCTTCATCCTTCATATCTCTGCCCTCTTCCTCTCACACCAACAAACACCATACTATTCTCCCTTCTTGTGTTCACATAGTTATCCTCCTCTCCTTTCCTGTCCGTTCGCCATTGCTTTCTACATCTACCACTAATGAGAGATTTGGAATCACTATTATTAGACACTCTAGAAGATTTTCAATTTTATGTTTATAGTTATCAAAATCGAATTAGATTGATCAGTTCAACCAAAAAAAGAGATAAACCAAAAATCTAGCCATTTTATTTGTACTTGAAATAGTCTTTATATTTAACCTGTCAAAAATGGTCAAAACCATTGAAATTGGTTAGTTCGACACAATTGGGTTTGCTGCAGATCGTGTCAAAATACCACACAGTCCACAATAAACCTAGGCTGCAACTGATGTACAGAAGGCGAATCCTCTACAACAACAATCCATCCGCATGTGACCTATGTTACACCTTCAAGAattataaacatttttttttctttttaaatcaaAAAGCATGCAGTCAAGGTTGAGTTAAACCTCAAAGTGGTCCCTAAGATTCATGGATTGCACCAATTTGGTCCCTAACTTACCAATTGCACTATTGATGTCCCCGACTTTATAAAAAATGCCCCTAATTGGTCCCTCGCTCCAACTCCGGCCAATTTGCTTGCCGCTGGCCGTGACATGGCACTGACATACCACATTGGCATGTATAATGGCTAGCTGAGCTGGCAATTGAAACTATTTGACCCATTGTGGTCCCTTAGCAGTACCTTCTTTATCGTTTTTTGTTAACCCACGTTCTTTTTCTGCttctttgttgttattgtttaaaATTGAAAGGAAAATCATGATTGAATGTGTGAGTTGGTTAAATAATTTCAAATTGACATAATATAGGAAGAAACTTTTAGATCAATCTATTTCAAGTAACTTTctcttttagttaaatgataTTTTAAATCCTCACCTTCATCCTTCATATCTCTGTCCTTTTCCTCTCACACCGAC from Arachis ipaensis cultivar K30076 chromosome B02, Araip1.1, whole genome shotgun sequence harbors:
- the LOC107627278 gene encoding uncharacterized protein LOC107627278; this encodes MSDVRLFQNKLIEEELAYDTNELTNTNLYTEQKITHEQKLVFDEILNAVITDSGGFYFLYGHGGCGKTFIWNGLSSAIRVRGNIVLNVASSEIASLLLPGGRTAHSRFSIPITITDEFTCNIKHGSLKAELLIQSSLIIWDEAPMLNKMCFEALDRTLRDLMSVTNQYKTHQPFGGKVIVLGGDFRQILPVILKGNRHDILTSAINSSHLWLFCKIKDEGEIKRFTNWILNVGNRNIGSVVGDESEIKIPDDLLITTTDDPLFHLVDFAYPNLLQNMSDYKYFQSRAIPAPTLESVKKWFTPEFRNDIKCSGLPNHKLTLKSGVAVMLLRNINQTSSLCNGTRLIVNELGSNIIGVMVVTGRNIGDKVYIPRMNLIPSNSGLPFKFQRRQFPLTVCFAMTINKSQEIEEEEHEGRLDAATNDNEQVKVNLAWRIGRLEAEMNESGGEFLILVGNFSGLVGTGATTPADAHDR